A section of the Oncorhynchus keta strain PuntledgeMale-10-30-2019 chromosome 15, Oket_V2, whole genome shotgun sequence genome encodes:
- the LOC118394540 gene encoding phosducin-like has product MSNPQTDDIPDRLNRKMSVQEFEMIAEEKCLRKNRQQCMKEMHKRLSFGPKFDSVVELDSAEAFLEVIEKAHRLTLVIVLIYKDGVKGCEALNSCLDCLATEYTSSKFCHIQAAATGAGERFSDNVLPTILVYKAGKLLGNFLSMTQHLSEEFFATDIEAFLSEYSLLPEKEFAACPDEEDAGVEVE; this is encoded by the exons ATGTCCAACCCCCAGACCGATGACATCCCAGACAGACTCAACCGCAAG ATGAGTGTCCAGGAGTTTGAAATGATCGCAGAGGAGAAGTGCCTGCGCAAGAATCGACAGCAGTGCATGAAGGAGATGCACAAGCGTCTCAGCTTTGGCCCTAAGTTCGACAGTGTGGTGGAGTTGGACAGCGCCGAGGCCTTCCTGGAGGTCATTGAGAAGGCGCACCGGCTCACCCTGGTGATCGTACTAATCTACAAGGACGGGGTCAAAGGTTGCGAGGCACTCAACTCCTGCCTGGACTGCCTGGCCACAGAGTACACCAGCAGCAAGTTCTGCCACATCCAGGCGGCCGCAACAGGTGCCGGCGAGCGCTTCTCAGACAACGTGCTGCCCACCATTCTGGTGTACAAGGCAGGCAAGCTGCTAGGCAACTTCCTGTCCATGACACAGCACCTCAGTGAGGAGTTCTTCGCTACCGATATCGAGGCGTTCCTCAGCGAGTATAGCCTGCTGCCCGAGAAGGAGTTTGCGGCCTGTCCTGATGAGGAGGATGCAGGTGTGGAGGTGGAATAA